A stretch of DNA from Deltaproteobacteria bacterium:
GCAGGCGTAAGTTACAAGATTGCTACAGTAAGGGTTCGCGCAAAAATAAGTTCGCAGAGTTGGCGCTCAAATTTGGTTCGGATTTCGCCGATCCGATTGAGCAAAACCGCAGGAATAGCGAGCTATTTCGAGAAGTTTGGTAATGAGGCATCGGTCAAAGATGGGCTGAAGCTGAGATGCCGAAATGTGAAGTTGTTTTTGCGCGAGCCCTAAGTGTCTATCACAAAAGCAGAACTCATCTGATCGGCAATGCATAAGCGACAATCCGCCTTGTTCATTCCCCATTAGGATTCCCTTACCTTCACAATTCCCCAACGTCTTGATAAATCCCCGCCTTGCTGATAGAAGTCCTCACAGTGCCGATGTTTCCTATCGCCAAATGAGACCTTTAATAAAATTCAGTGTTGTCTCTGTAAAGCTGGTGCAAGGCACACTGTGTTTTGACAACCCATGTTTTTTGACACCAATATCTGACTGATACATCTACAGCTCCTTTTTGGTTTCCAAATGGGAGTTGGTGTGATATCTACAATAAAATCATGGGCTAAGGATTAAAGTGGTTGGCAAGTTATCTGTGTTTTCGCCTGCCTGAGTTGACCCACTATATCTGGTGTTTTGACTTTTCGAGTTGACGTTTCCAAGAGCTTGGGTTTACAGAAGTGGTACGATAAGAAGGCCAAGAAATAATCCGTCCTACAAGGAGGCAAACATGTCAAAACCAGAAGAAGTGTATCAGTGCCAAACTGTCAACTGCGGTTATCTTTACGACCCGGACCGAGGAGATAAAAAGGGGAAGGTTGACAAGGGAACTTTGTTCAAAGACCTACAGGACGAGTGGCACTGCCCTATCTGCGGTCCAACGAAGAAGTCCTTCAGACCATGCGCTGGCCCAGGTTCTGTGAAAGAGGAAGCAGTCTGATATGTCATCTTTTTAATCAATACTGCTTATGTTTTGGGTTTTAAGTATCGCAAGCGCCATCATGGTACACCTAACCCAAACAATTTCCAAAAAATAAAATAGCCAGATGTTGCCTTGATTTTAGCCAAAACATAGTGGCGAAGTTATCTATGATTTTGCCTGTTCGGCTTGAGATAATTAATCCTGGCGCGTTCTTTCTCAGACCCTGCCAAGGGCATTGGCTGCTGATGCAGGTTTTCTATACCCACATGTAACCGTTCCAAGACTCATTTAAGGGGCAAATTTGGTGCTCACTGCAAACGAAGTAGAGCAAATCCGATCGGGATCTTATACTTTGGCGGAACTCTCGCCGTTTGAATATATCTACGATATGAAATTCGGCACGCGATACACCAAGAATGAAATTAACGACGTTCTTCAATTAGCTGGTTCCGAACACACTCTCACCTCCACAGATGTCGATGCCCTTCAAGTTGACGAACAGTTCACGATTTCGAAAAAAACGCTAGTGGCTCTCGGGGCGCGACTTTTTGCCGCATCCCCAACCAGTAATGATGCAACGAAGTTTGCGACTCTAGTCTTGCTTTGGGGTTACGCCTCACAGGGATATGGATCCTATCGAGTCAAGCGAATCGTTGAGAATAGATCATTACAATTGGCGTCCAACACTATCAATTCTTTCCATGCAATAACGAAGCACAACCTCAAGGATGGCTATGGATACTGGTGCGGAGAAAACCATATTCGAGGACTGGGTGAATCATTCTTCTCAAAGATTCTCTATTTTCTTGCGAAAGTAGTTTCTTCAGAGCACCCGATAGCGTTGATCAAGGATGCTACAACCTCGCAGAGTGCGGCGAGTTTGTTCGGAATCGAAATTCTGGTCGAACGAAATCTGACCAGCTACCTTCAATACGTGAAGGCCATTAACCTCGCTGCTGAGGCCACGCAGATGACCCCGGAGAGAGTCGAGGAGATTCTTTTTTCGGCTGCACCGGGACAATGTCAGCGAAACACGACCAGCGAATCCACTCTTTCTTGTGGGTTTGGCTTTTCTGAGGCATTCCAGCATGATTACAGCCCTCCTGTATTCACAAATGATGATTACGTGGAATCTGGCCTTGACGCGCGAGGGGGCTACAGGATCATGCTGGTTGGAGACGGAAAACCAGAATGTGGTGCTCTACGACCGATGGCTTATAGCCCGGAAACAAGACCTTTGCTGAATGGTTTTTTTAGTCAACAACGCACGACCGTTATCAGAGAAGCGAATGAAGAGGCCAATCGTTGCAGCCAAGGAACGCCGACGTATGTCATGACCACCGGATATGGACCAGTGTCAGTGACTGCGACCATGAACCTTTACAATGTGCCGGGAGAACAGGCGATTCGGCTAAAAGACTACTGGAGCCTATACAAACGAGCCCTGTTTAATATCCTTTCAATGTCTGGAAATGCAAAAAAGATCTTCATCGTCTACTATGCAGCCGTATCGAGACGTGATTTCCGCGAAGGAGTTTTTAAAATACTCCAAGAATTTGCTGGCGATCGAAACGCTCAAATTGATAGACAGCTCTACGTTTGTATGTATGGCGCTAGGCGACACCCTTCTGATAGATGGGAAAATCTCTGCAGGATTTTCGACAGTCTTGCAGCAAGCGATCTGCAATCGATCAGACAAATACAGCATGACTGGCAGGAGGCCCATGAAGGACTATCTGCCTTCTTTAGATGGTGTTGGAATGGCGTACATATCTAATAAAGATCTTGGGAAAATAATCGCACTCGGGAGGGTGCATGGTCAAGGCGAAGATCATGCTGCGATGCTGATTGATGAGATGGGTAAGACCATGAGCCACGTCACATTGCCTCTTCAGGATTGGGTGATATATGTTGTCAAGCTTTCAGATCAAGACTTACTCGCTCTGATAAGAGGTATTGTTCTTTTGCACCACAGTTCGAAATTTAAGGGGGGATCGACAGCATGCGAAATCTGGATATATCGCGAGATTCAGAAACGTGACCTAGACCCGCAATTTGAGCTTGCAGACTGGATAAGAACAATGAGTTTCAATCCTTATGTTCCTTTTGGCACCCACAATCGCCCCAGATCAAAGGTTGAATACGAAAAGTTGTACAAGCAAATATTTGAACGCGATTTTTACTCGTCCAGACCCTAGCTAATTAGAAACAGCTTCGCTTTTTCTATGTCTACATATTGTGGCTGTTCCAAATCCATCTAAACTGACAATGTCTGCAATAACACCGCATTCCAGAAAAAACATAGATTTCAGCATCCTGCATCCAGAGGATCAGGATTCTCCGGGTATAACTCTCATTTGTAGATCTTCATCCGAAAACCAAATTCCCCCGACACAACTTTCTGTCATCCATCTACACTGTGAGACCGCTCTCGCATAGCTTTGATGTCGTGTCGATATCCGCATTCCACATTGGGTTGAGGAATGGAGACGCTGGTAACAAAGTAAGTTGACAAAGGAAAGCGTAAACGCGAAATAGATCCCATGCCAAGACAGGCCCGCCTTGACGCCCGCCCGCATCGCCTGAGCCTCGCCATGGCGGGCAGGCACCCGGTGTCCTGCATCACATCATGATCCGTGGAATCGAGCGTCGAAAGATATTCATAAGTGAAGGCAAGGGGTCTTTTCTGCTCTTGGCCTGCCTTTGCCGGCACGGCAGACAGAGCAGTCAGCCTGGCGTGGGGTTCTCGATCGAAAGGGGGAAAGCCATTGCCCGCGAAAATGGGTTGCAATTAATCGAATAAAGTTTTGTTACTTTTTTACCAGAGTCCCCATTCTTCATTCTTTCTTTCAGCGTCCCCATTCTCGAATATTTTGACGTAATTCCAAATATATACTATCACATACATCCACTCGATATTAACCTTCGAGTTTTCTTGGAATTACCTATTGACCACCTTACCGGAGTCCGGTATAATGGTTATAAATCTCTGAAGGTTTCAAATGGCTATTCGAAATTTTAAGAACAAAGTAACGGAAGACATAAATTACGGTAGAGCCACCAGAGAGTCTTTCCGAACCCTTCCCAAGGAATTGCACCGGAAAGCCCAGATAAAACTAGCGCGTTTGGGAGCTGTTACCTCAATGCAAGACTTACAGGAAATACGAGGAAATCGTTTTGAAAAACTGAAAGGGGATAGACAAGGTCAATACAGCATCCGAATAAATGATCAGTACCGGATTTGTTTTAAATGGGAAAAAGAAAATGCAGTGGATGTCGAGATAGTCGACTACCATTAAAAATATGAAGGAGCCACAAAATGAATGAAGTACATTACACCCCTGTACATCCCGGTGAAGTTTTAAGAGATGAGCTTGAGGAGGTAGGTCTCACTCAAACAGCACTTGCAAAACATATCGGGGTGTTACCGAAAACAATTAATGAAATATGCCGTGGTAAAAGAGGCATAAGTGCAGAAATGGCAATGAAGCTTTCAAAGGCCTTTGGAGGCAGTCCTCAGTTTTGGCTAAATTTACAAAATAGCTGGGAGATCAGTCAGCTTGATGACACTGCTTATGGAGATATTCAACATATTGCAGCATAAAGAGGTGAATGTCGGCAGAACAATTAGTTCATATGAAGATTTCCAGAATTAATCTTGAAAAGATTTTTGAATGAGCTTAGGGACGCAATAGATTGCCCTAATAGATGAGAAACGGGTCAGTATTTATGCTTATGGCAACCGTACAGCCCGTTTTTGAGTTACTCTTGATCCATCCACAGCGCGTCACGCAGCCCGGACGTGCGTTTGATGCCCTTTAAGACTGCGCTGCGAAATACATTCTCACTGCCCCATATCTCAACGCTCTTTCTTGCGCGAGTGATGCCGGTATATATGAGCTCCCTTGTCAATACCGGCGAGTCCCTGTCAGGCAAAAGCAGAAGCGCTTTGTCAAACTCCGAGCCCTGGCTTTTGTGAACGGTCATGGCATATACGGTCTCGTGTTCCGGGAGCCTGAGAAGACTAAACTTGCGCACCATGCCGTCTGCAGTCGGGAAAAAGGCGCGAAGATCATTATTTTCTGCGGAATCCGGAAGCACTATCCCCACATCACCATTGAATAGTCGCAGGTTATAATCATTTCTGGTAATCAATAGAGGGCGGCCAGGATACCACGTGCTGTCAGGTTCTATCAGCCCTTCCTCGCCAAGGATTTGCTCGACCAGAAAGTTTAAGGCAATCACGCCGTAGGGACCCTTCCGGAGTGCACACATGATTCGGAATCGATCAAATAAATGAAAGATCTGCCGGATGTCACTGGCCCTTAAGTAATCTTTGAACCCTTTTATGGCTGCATCCTTGATGGCCAAAGGCAAAGCAGCGGGCGGGGGCAGGTCTTTCCACTTGATATCACCATGTTTTCCGTCCATTAGAAGGGTTACGGCAAGATCAGCATCTCCCGCATTTACTGCATGACTTACCGCATTTATGCCGCTATCGCGCCCAAAGCGAAAGCTCTTCTTGAGCTGGACAATACAGTCCTGAATGCCTGATCCATCTTCGCCCCCCGGCTGTGTACGGACATCATATCCGGTGATCTTCTTCAGGTCACTCAAAAAACCCCCTGAAAAGCTGTGGACATTGCCTGTATCACATATATCCCCGAGAACAGCGCCCGGCTCCACGGAAGCGAGTTGGTCTTTGTCTCCCAGAAGAATCAGCCGGGCTTTCGAAGAAAGAGCCTGGATGAGTTTTGACATCAAGGCCAAATCCACCATCGAGGCTTCGTCCACTACTACTACATCAACAGGCAGCCTATTTTGCGCGTTATGACGAAAATAGGGAGAATCCGGAATGCTTCCAAGGAGCCGGTGTATAGTTGAAGCCTCCTCTGGCATCTCTTCCTTGATGTTTTCCGGACAATCGAGTTTCTCCTTGGAACCTTTGATCGCTTCCTGCAACCTGGCAGCAGCCTTT
This window harbors:
- a CDS encoding rubredoxin; its protein translation is MSKPEEVYQCQTVNCGYLYDPDRGDKKGKVDKGTLFKDLQDEWHCPICGPTKKSFRPCAGPGSVKEEAV
- a CDS encoding type II toxin-antitoxin system RelE/ParE family toxin; this translates as MAIRNFKNKVTEDINYGRATRESFRTLPKELHRKAQIKLARLGAVTSMQDLQEIRGNRFEKLKGDRQGQYSIRINDQYRICFKWEKENAVDVEIVDYH
- a CDS encoding HigA family addiction module antidote protein gives rise to the protein MNEVHYTPVHPGEVLRDELEEVGLTQTALAKHIGVLPKTINEICRGKRGISAEMAMKLSKAFGGSPQFWLNLQNSWEISQLDDTAYGDIQHIAA
- the recD gene encoding exodeoxyribonuclease V subunit alpha, which produces MNRKDQSRLYDSGILSELDMHFARFIARLDGTGAPELFFAAALISSYTRQGHICIDLESKLGPDDLKTLHFVSGVAGEQLLDGEDAGGAVVRPELSDWPDKLRRSPVVGKPGEFKPLILDDRSRLYLYRYWDYQQELASLIRGRVSADMEDIDVTILKKGLERLFGARLRQAASKTCTPHPADQAEDTDWQKVAAFAVLVKRFCIISGGPGTGKTTTVAKILALVLEQPKSKKLRIALAAPTGKAAARLQEAIKGSKEKLDCPENIKEEMPEEASTIHRLLGSIPDSPYFRHNAQNRLPVDVVVVDEASMVDLALMSKLIQALSSKARLILLGDKDQLASVEPGAVLGDICDTGNVHSFSGGFLSDLKKITGYDVRTQPGGEDGSGIQDCIVQLKKSFRFGRDSGINAVSHAVNAGDADLAVTLLMDGKHGDIKWKDLPPPAALPLAIKDAAIKGFKDYLRASDIRQIFHLFDRFRIMCALRKGPYGVIALNFLVEQILGEEGLIEPDSTWYPGRPLLITRNDYNLRLFNGDVGIVLPDSAENNDLRAFFPTADGMVRKFSLLRLPEHETVYAMTVHKSQGSEFDKALLLLPDRDSPVLTRELIYTGITRARKSVEIWGSENVFRSAVLKGIKRTSGLRDALWMDQE